DNA sequence from the Sediminibacillus dalangtanensis genome:
AAATGGTTTGAGACTGTTCATTATAAAAACCTTCCAAACGCTGCTGGCCTGGCGGCAGGTTCTCCTGGTAGCCGGTAAAATCCTGCCCTTCTTCCTGTTGGCCGTTTCGATTCTCTCCATCATCCAAGTTGCGTTCCGCTTCATCATGGGTACTATAGTCGATCGGCATGGTAGAATCTTCCATGTCCTCTCTGATCATTTGTCCTTCTTCCTGCTGATCGGAACACCCTGCTGCAAGAAGAAAGAGCAAACAACCAAAGACGAATAATAGTAGTTTATTCAATAAAAAAACCTCCCTTACCCTGTAGAATGGGATAAGGAAGATTTTTTAATCAGTTATTTTCTGGGAGCAGTTTTTACAAGGATGGTCCTGGAGCGATTTCCCGCTTATGAGCAGACTTTTTATGGAGCTGATCAATAATTTCTTTGTCCTTTTGCGGGATTTCTTCCCCCTTCAAATACTTGTCGATTTTCTCATAAGTCGTTCCCATTTCGTTCTCGTCAGTTTGGCCTTCCCAAAGTCCTGCACTAGGTTGTTTATGGACAATATCATCCGGTACGCCCAAATATTCCGCCATTTCCCGGACCTCGCCTTTACCCAGGCTGACTAGTGGGACCAAATCCACACCGCCATCTCCATACTTGGTAAAATAGCCAGTATAAAATTCTGCCGCGTTATCGGTTCCGACTACTAAGTACTGATAATTAGCCGCTAAAGCATATAAGGTGCTCATCCGTAGACGGGCGCGTAGGTTAGCATCCGCCAGCTGCTGGTTATCCGGATTGACAGACTGCTGGTCGTTAAGCTGGGTTTGAATGTTGTTGAACAGTACGTCATGTGTCTCTGATAAGTCAACGGTTATTGAATCGATTCCACAGCTGTCAATCACCTTTTTGGCGTCTTCCATGTCCTGTGGGTTACTTTTGCAAGGGAGTATCACACCTAGTGAATGATCCGGCGCCGCCCGTTTTATTAGATGGGCAACCACGGCAGAATCGATACCGCCGCTAACGCCTACCAATAAACCCTTCACTCCAGATTCTTTGATTTTTTCTTGAAGCCATGCTACAATTTTTTCTACTTTTTCCTGCATCGTTTGTCTCCTCCCATTTGATAATAATTTATGTTAGCACAATTTCTACATCTTTCACAAATTTAACCCGCTGCTTCCATTTCTCCTCAAGGTGGGAAACATAATCGAACAATTGGTTCCATGACGGCTTTCTTCGGGAAAACAACAGCCATTCTCTAATCAAATCGACTGGTGTTCCAACGCTTCTTAAAATAAAATCAATTTCCTCCTCCTTTTCCGAAAAGAGGGAACTGCACAATTGTTTTATATCATGGTTGACATAAGGTAAAAAGCGCTGGCCAAGTTGAATCCAATCGTAACTTTCAGGAGCCAGACTAAGCAAATCAAAGTCGATAATATTCACTGCACTCGAGTTTGTTCGTAAGAAATTATGGGATGCGACATCACCGTGTGTCCAACTGCGTCTATCCACAGCTGTTTTTTCCATTGTATACCAGTCAATGTCTTTCCGTAGTCGTTCCAAAAGGCTGGCCGTCGTGTCGATGATTTCGCTGGCCAATGAATCCTTACCAGCCGCCTCAAACAGAAACCGGGTTTTGGA
Encoded proteins:
- a CDS encoding YhcN/YlaJ family sporulation lipoprotein — encoded protein: MNKLLLFVFGCLLFLLAAGCSDQQEEGQMIREDMEDSTMPIDYSTHDEAERNLDDGENRNGQQEEGQDFTGYQENLPPGQQRLEGFYNEQSQTISEDLNQLDEITLAQVYVTEDRVIVSLTLNQEYDDKAASIADKVYSKVERQAEGKEVLVYTGDIYWNQMRDRDAREPAR
- a CDS encoding phosphotransferase; translated protein: MNKLALRDEAFQARLSSFLQKRALLCPEKLRFLKHAVFVLRDDSGQKYILKGIKQRASVQQQLDFQTVYPDSDIVRFVHFPNGEFFLYEYGYHWLLMPYREGQSLQFANKQDRETAVEVLRNFHLAARGIKVADPVIRPPLVYKWENRLHRFSKTRFLFEAAGKDSLASEIIDTTASLLERLRKDIDWYTMEKTAVDRRSWTHGDVASHNFLRTNSSAVNIIDFDLLSLAPESYDWIQLGQRFLPYVNHDIKQLCSSLFSEKEEEIDFILRSVGTPVDLIREWLLFSRRKPSWNQLFDYVSHLEEKWKQRVKFVKDVEIVLT
- the nadE gene encoding NAD(+) synthase, which produces MQEKVEKIVAWLQEKIKESGVKGLLVGVSGGIDSAVVAHLIKRAAPDHSLGVILPCKSNPQDMEDAKKVIDSCGIDSITVDLSETHDVLFNNIQTQLNDQQSVNPDNQQLADANLRARLRMSTLYALAANYQYLVVGTDNAAEFYTGYFTKYGDGGVDLVPLVSLGKGEVREMAEYLGVPDDIVHKQPSAGLWEGQTDENEMGTTYEKIDKYLKGEEIPQKDKEIIDQLHKKSAHKREIAPGPSL